A window of Rosa rugosa chromosome 7, drRosRugo1.1, whole genome shotgun sequence genomic DNA:
TAGTTTGACAAACCTGGCAGTGAGTGTCAAATTTCTCTATCTCCTTTTTTATCCTTAAAGAATCATCTTTAAATCCATCCTGCACACAAATGTTTAGCCACATATGGTCAATATATGCACATTAAAATCTTAAACCATTATGAAGAAAGCAACTCTCCAATCCTCATGCATGCTAATACTAATGCAATAAATTCTGAACAAGATCGAACATAATTTTGTTCAACCAACTCCAGCCTTCCTAGTCGATAGAGGTCTATTCATATAGCATTATAACACATTAAGAAAGACCGGCCTTTCATTCATTAAACACAGGATACCGAGGCTAGGAGTCAGAACAGTCTTTCACATAAGTACTATGCAGTTATTAAACACAGAATATCAGATAATCAAGAACCACAATCACATGGTTGAGTTAAGTAACCATGAAACTTTTTAGACTTGTTCAAATAACTACAAGAACAACGTAACTACCTCAGCCAGCATGTGATCAGCTTCATCGAAAACAAGAATCTTCACACCGCTTACACCCAGCTTCTTGTATGACATCAAGTTCTTAACTGTACCAGGTGTTCCAATCACAATTTGTGCTGATACCAGAGGCCGGTACTTCACTGGTTTAGATTTTTCTTTCTCCATTGGGACAGCACACTCTACATTTATCCCTGTGTACTTCCCCATCTTACGAATAACCTCCGCATTCTGCCACATTCATACAAAACCTTCACTAAATTTTCTTTACATATTTTCATCATTCATCATAAGTTTGAAAAAAGAATTCAAAATTTTGACCTGAAGTGCCAATTCTCTGGTGGGACAAATGCAGAGAGCCTGAGGAGCTTTCACATTCGGATCGACACGGCTGAGCATCCCGAGCACGAAACAAGTAGTCTTCCCTGAGCCATTGTGAGCCTGAGCAACCAAGTCTTTGTGTGGAGTCGTCAAAATCATAGGCAATGTAATTGCCTGGATTTTACTCGGCTTCTTGAACCCCATCTCCACATACAAACCCTTCAACAACTCCTCTGATAAATGCAGATCCTCGAAAGTACTCGCCGACGTGTACGGCGTGTTGCCGGTTGTAACCTAAAGTTCCGGTTACAATTTTAGTCCCCACATTCATTACAAAAACGTAACGTAAAACTAACACTAAGCTCTCTCTGAATTGTACCAAACCCTAATTGAAACCAAGAAGCGAAAAGGCAGTTAGACATAGAGGTCGTACAGCGCTGATATTCGAGTCTTCAGGTTCGTCCAGGAATTTGTTCTCGCCGGTGATTTGGAGCTCGGCTTGGCAAATTGACGATTTGTGGTCGCCGATATTCAAGCCGGCGATGTTAAGCTCGAGATCCAAAGAGGACGGAGGTGTAGATACTGCGTCGTTTTGATTTTTCTCGGCCATTGCTGTGAAGAAGAGTAGAGAgtattgggaatttgggatgtTTGAAACGTTCTGAGGCTGAGAGGTTTACATAGACTCCGAGTAGCTTAAGAACGACGCTGTGGTTGCGTTGGTTTGAATCTATGGTTGCTTTAGTTTTAAGCGCGCAAAATTTgacgcaaattttttttttttccttctcattttgtgtttttggtATTACATTTTTGGAATTTTATTTACAAGTGAGGTTAACTAAGAGTACTTCTATTCAAATCTTCAAACTTCCTTAGTATTTGAACCTCCCTCTTTTTCTAATAAAAGCTTATTTTATCAACACATTTTACTAATAAAGACATGTAGAAGCACAATATCATTTAatctagtggcatagtctctCCTTGTAAGTGGAAGGTTGTGGATTCGACTCACGATAAACTaattgtagcatttgagttgtcgAAAATATAAATAAAGGGAAAAAAGGATTTTCTCCTACTTGAAAATAAAAcccaacctttttttttttttttttttcaagtgaaCAATTTTTTCTTATACGGACTGAGTTACAACCATTAGTTTATCTCCTAACGTATTTTGAGTTTTCCTTTGACTTCTTCTGTACGTACAAGAAAGAATATACTCAACTCGTCAACATATCATCTAAAGAATATCAAACAACAAAGGTAACTATATAATGAACTGACAGAGTAGCCTATGattttcttcccttttcttttccaaagaacaaaagaaatatGGAGGGAAAGTCTTCCGAAACATCTTTATTCCTCATGATTTCTTTGACAAACCTACTACAGCGCATCAGAAACAAACCTATTGCTTCATCCATCTTCATTTCTCTTCCAGTTTTCTTGGTGTCGTAGGGGTTTAGCATTTGTTATGGAAAATGACTCGAACCTGGGCTCAGTCAAGCCCACTGTTAATTTCGTCATCAAATGACGCCAATTTGGAATCATTTTCATGAACTTCATCTGGAATGCTAAGAAACTGTAATCCATCATCATCAGCTTCGTCCTTATTGGCATGCTGAACAGGCATGATATCAGCTTCTTCCTTGTTGACAAGCACAGACTCATATTCTATGTATCGGGCAGGTAACGATACTGAAGTTGGATCATCCACTTGAGGCATCTCATGATTTTCAGGCTCCGATTGTGTCCAAATCTCTGTTGGATATTGCAAGGGATGCTCAGAAGGATACCACGTCGAAGATGAGGGCATCTGCTCCGAGGACATGCTGTAATTCTTATAGTTTTGATGATGGAGCTGGGTGAAGGACCCCCACCGATACCCGGAGCCAGAAGCTCCATTTGTCATAGACCCACCATGATGTGTACACTGTGTAGAGTCACATACTCCGTTGCTCATTGGAGTTGACGAATAAAAACAATTGTCGGGTATTGTGGAAGAATTGGATATGTGATACATATTGTTGAATCCTCCGGTAGTATTATTATGGACCTGCGGTTGCAGGCTGCTGCACATCAGTGAGGAATCAAGAGGTTGAACTTGACCAGCTCCCTGCTTAAGTACTGATATATCTTTATCATGAAATGTAACAGTATCTGTAACCATAATTCCGTTCATCGAATTtgatgaataaaaacaaatgttgGGTACTGTGGAAGAATTGGATATGTGATCCATATTCTTGAATCCTCCGGTAGTATGGACCTGTGGTTGCAGGCTGCACATTAGTGAGGAACCAAGAGGTTGAAGTTGACCAGGTCCGTGCTCAAGTACTGATATATCTTTGTCATGAGATGTAACAGTGTCTGTAACCATAATTCCGTTACTCATCGAAGTCGACGAATAAAAACAATCGGGTATTGTGGAAGAATTGGATATGCGATCCACATTGTTGAATCCTCCGGTAGTATTATTATGGACCTGTGGTTGCATGCTGCTCATCATTAATAATGAATCAAGAGGTTGAACTTGACCAACTCCCTGCTTAAGTACTGATATATCATTGTCATGAGATGTACCAGCATCTGTAACCATAATTCCTTGATCAGACGTTTCTGTAGTGACTGCATCTTTCTCATCCGTATTACCATTGGCTCTGGTATTTAAATAGATTTTGCACAAAACAGTATCCAactacagaaagaaaaaaattagaaaaagccCACAAAAAAACTTGCAAACAGAAAATTACAAACAGAGTTCATCATACCTTCATATTTCCTTCACCTTTTTTCCTCTTTGGACGAGGAATGTCTTCCTTCTCATCCTTAATTCTATATTCATGCATTTTCCATTCCGTCTTTATATCTTGTTTATGTCTCCCTTTTTTAAATTCGAGAACTTTTTTGTGTCCAATTAGTTCACCATTTTCGTCAATGATATTTACTTCACTTCCAGTTGCCTTCCAACGTCCACCACGAGCTGCACGATTTGGCCGAGTCCCATTTAGATACTTTCGGTCCCTTTTACTGAAAAAATACCAGCCATCTTCTCTAATTATGTCGAACATCTCTGaaacaaatacaaaaattaAGTTCTATAACTAACAAAATAAATGATATATGTAAAAATTgatagtatatatataattgtgcAACGTACTCAATATATGAAATGTTTTTAGTAGTCTACTCTTGTTTGTGCAATGACAAAGTAATAATTTTCTCCTGAATTATCTTTATTTGTGTGTTATCGTCATAAATCCATatccaaaaaaggaaaagaaacctTCTATTTTTCTCTTCCAAATATACAATAAAAGACAAGTTGATATATCGCTATGCAGTTCGAGATAACTCATCTAAAACATAACAACGGGGCTGGTTATAGGTATATACAGTTATACTCTTACATAAAATATCTACAATCACACAATATATTGGTGCAAACATTGAAGAACCTGTAACCAATATATGATCAATTTCATTGATAAAACAAATAATACGGGGGTGGACTGCTTAATTTGGCCCATCTTAATTAGCACTAGAAGTCATTAAGGGACCAATACATCAGTTCTGTTAATAAGCATGCATCAAGCAATTGAGGACATTCTTCTAAAAAATTCGCAACTTTGTGAAGAGAAGTCAAAAGAacttaataaaataaaagaagaagaagatattaTAACACTAACTTGAAAGCTCTTGGGGATGGTATTGGTAAATATTTATGTCATGGATCCTGTTACGGGGAAGTGGCTGATTCAAGATCCTTCGGTTCAAATAATTCAGAATCAACTCTCCATCAGTAGGGTTGAATCGATAACCAGGTGGAAGAGAGCGAAAATATTCATCAGCACTCATCTCTTGATTGTTTCCCTCCATCGAACTCGATCATTAAGATAGAAAAGCCTAGGCCTTTAATAGAAATATGGTTctagttttgtttttataaGGAATAAGGAATACTAGCTGTTAAAGATTTGACCAATTGGATAAAAATTATGTATTTGCATAGGTTTAGGTTTCCTAAAATGTCAAAATTTcgtatttttcatttttgcagTAGCATTGATGGgcattagggttagggttagcggatattgttttttttttttgatgcgaGGTTAGCGGATATTGTTGTAGGGATTAATTATTATTATGTAATGAACAATGAATGTTGTGGCTCCACATCTTCAGTCTACCTTacataatttattaattaagcgAAAAAAGCTCCTACAGTATTTGATTAAACTGATCTGTAAAGGGAGTTTATAGTCGAACACTACTACTAGTTGAAATCTGTTTACTACCGTGTGTAAGGAATCTACGGAATATTCTAGGGTAATATTCTTAAGACTGACATAGCTGTCCCAGCTCCAAATCCTAATTAATCgagttgtcaaaaaaaaaatatcctaATTAATCGCCTCCTAATTATTAGTTATTAGTTAACCTGCGAGAGATTAGTGGCCGGAAGACTACTTTTGTTGGAACACTGCTGTAATTAATGCACGTATGTGGTCAACGTAAGTCCTAAGTTATTATCGCTACACCATTCTCAGATGGTTCAAAATCACTAAAAACAATTCTTTAGATCCACATTAACTATTATACAAGAAGGTTCTTAGAACGATATCGTTGTCCATGTACATTAGTATACTAAGTACATGCGTGGTGATGTACGTTCAATAGCATGTTCGACAAATTGTTTTTTGACGTCTTTTGCTTGTGAATCAAAACCTGGGTTTAGACCTTGAGTTGTGCTTTTGCTGCTACGTactgctttgttttttttttttttttttttttttttttttttttttttcagctgaTCTGTtcagaaattttaaatacactcCCCatattacttaatacacatccctattattttatatttcaaatcagattttataggtagattaaattaccaaaatagacatctatgtattagaagaaaaataataataatcatatcttccttatatgattatataattataaacacaataaatttctatacatacatcctcatttaaaacaagatTATAtaagggttaattacatataagtgcatctttgattgtttttttagccataaggccaccaactagttttttccctcataaggccactagactAAAAaaggtgttatattttggatatgaaaaaccaacatatttacataaatgccactagagtacaaaatcaacaattattctctctctcctctccggcgaggtcgccgaccaactccggcgggtctccggccGACCTCCGGCGAACTCCGGCCGACCTCCGACCAACTTCAGGCGGATCTCCGGCGaactccggcgaccacaaaagctactgtcactgacaccaaaagctactgtggctagcaacaaaaactactcttaTGAGATTTCTAGtcacctccggcgaggtcacaaaagctactatcactagcaacaaaagctactggcactagtaacaaaagctactctagtgagatttccggcaacctccggcgagataacaaaagctactatcaccaacagCAAAAGCTACTCCTTACCCAAAAAATCTCTGCTCCTCAAAACGAAAAGCTACTATCCTCACAAACAAAAGATACTGTCACCGATACCGAAAACTACTCTAATCAGCAACAaatgctactctcaccaacaccagaaaattactctcaccaacaccaaaaactacttttaccaacaacaaaagttattgtcactaacaccaacgagctactctcactaacattaCAGAGCTACTAACATAGGTACAAAAAGCTACGATCACTATGATGGAACACCACTAAAATAGTTACAGAGAGCTactgatttgaaaaaaaaaatctattgacATTAGCTTGAAAATATACTAACATAGACACATAAAGTTACTATCACGATATTGAAATGCTACTAGAACAATTATACGGAGCTACTAacttgaaataatgaaaatgaaaatagaagctaTTGACATCATGTTGAAAAAATACTAACATAGATATAGAAAGATACTATCACTATGTTGAAAAGCCGCTATAACAGTTATAGAGAGTTACTAACTGCAACAAATAACATACAAGAAATGGTTCATTATTCATCAATCAAAATACATCACAACACCATCAGAAAACAGAATTCAACCACAAAACCATCCCCCCATCACACAAGAGcacaactctctttctctcccctgCAAAATTCCACAACAGATGAATTCAAACAAATCCAAGCCCATTTATTCCAATaaatcacaatcaaatcaaaCCAAACTAAACAAATTCTAATCATGCCGTCTAATTAATTTCAACAAAAATACCAGAAGGATTTGGTCTCAACCTCAATAAGTAAACCAAATACAATGACAATAATGAATGGAATTGAAAAGCTTATCACATTTCTTGGCCGGCGGTGTCCCAAATCTGGGCCTTGACAATCTAATCATCGACATGGATGCTCCGGGTGGCAAACTCGACACCGATGGTGGACTTAGACTCGAGGTTGAACTCATTGCGCATGAACCTGGACAACAAATCGGATTTGCCGATACCGGCATGGCCGATCAAGATGACCTTGAAGTGGTAGTCGTTGTCTGACCTGTAGGCCATGTCGAAGAGCTGGAGCGACTTTCCGGTTGGAGATGAAGAGGTCGCGGGCCTTGTCCTCGTCGCCGGAGAATCAGTGCTCATTTAGGTTTCCGATGCAGGTGAGGTGGAGGAAGAGGCgatggtggcggtggaggaAGGGTGTTGCCGGAGCCGAGCTAGATGTGAGGAAAGGAGCTGCCGGAGCCGAGGCTCGTGAGGTGTCTCAAGTCGAAATTGGAGATCTGAGTGAATCGGAGATGAGTAGAGAATCGTCTCCAGTGAGAGAATCGGAAAGAATCGGAGATGAGTAGAGAATCAGAGAGATCTGAGTTGGACTCCAGTGAGGTAGCTCCGATCAGAGCTTCTTCGTCGACGTCGTCGTCTTCAGGCATCGCGGCGCCGTTTCGAGGTTTTGTAAGCTTGGAATCTCACCAGATCAGAGGCAGTGGTCATCGGAATCGGGGCGGGGGGTGGCTGGGCTTTGATCGGGTTTGTGTTGTGGTTCAATTGATGGTGACGGTGATGAGAGATGATGGCCGGAATTGATTCTTTCTGGTGATTGCAgagggaagagaagaagaagagatcggggagagagagagagagagaggagaaggaATGAATTTCTATTCATTTTGGCCGGATGATTATGGAGTTAGAGgtagggtaaaattgtcaggttgaaaataatttaaagccacaagtggccttatgtgtacaagaAAACATTGGTGGCCTTATAGCTAATTTAAGTTTCAAATTAacacttgtgtgtaattttctaattatataattataaacacaataaatttctatacatgcatcctcatttaaaacaacaataaagttagaaaccatctaatttaaatttttcttaaataaattataattaaatggggtgagaaaccatataatttagaatttcaaaatcaatggcattaaatgtttttaaaacaaatagctttactcccacttttagttcttttttttttttttttaaagttatgattagtcaatttattatctaatataaaatATCAGaggtataaaactttgtaattgttaatttgtttgaccatccaatgacaatTTCGTAGCTCCGTCATTGTAGATAAACTACTGATacaattttggttgaatgttcgactcaaaattttatacttgatcaatatggtgtttggtggatgagaactcaaataatacaaaacctatttcTAACACAAGTAATTTATATGGCCAATTATAAAACACTAATATGTtaatatatatactaatcaaattaaatagtagcctgAATTCAGCAATCGAATAAGTTGTGAGAGTTTTAGGGTTGGAAAAAAACTCAGACTGCTTCCTTTGGTCTAGGGTTGGAAATTCTTCTCTCGTCCGGTGGCGCACGGGGTCGGCGTCAGCCTTGGTTTGTCGATGAGGAGCCGCTGTCGAACCGATGATGTGCTATAGCCCTTCGACCCTTTAGGATTGTTGGCCTGAGGTGTTTAACCGGCTATTTTGGCGTTCGTTCTCCAAAGCTCTGCGGCTGTACTGGAACGTCTTTCTTCAGGCGGCGGCGATGGCACCATCGAGTTCGTTGGTGGTTGGGATGCGGAGGCTCCGGATCGATTTGGAATCGGGTCTGGCTAGAATTAGGTATGGCTGCCATGCTCTGGTCAAGCAGCTTCTCAGTGATGGCATCGTGGTGGGGACAACGGTTTCCTTGAGTCGTGGCCGTGGGGTGCACTTGCGGCAAAGGAGGAGTGCGCTTGCTGTGGCAGTTCCGATGGAGGGTGGGTGACGGTCGTGCACAAGGAGCGGATGGAAACTGG
This region includes:
- the LOC133719846 gene encoding DEAD-box ATP-dependent RNA helicase 38-like, whose product is MAEKNQNDAVSTPPSSLDLELNIAGLNIGDHKSSICQAELQITGENKFLDEPEDSNISAVTTGNTPYTSASTFEDLHLSEELLKGLYVEMGFKKPSKIQAITLPMILTTPHKDLVAQAHNGSGKTTCFVLGMLSRVDPNVKAPQALCICPTRELALQNAEVIRKMGKYTGINVECAVPMEKEKSKPVKYRPLVSAQIVIGTPGTVKNLMSYKKLGVSGVKILVFDEADHMLAEDGFKDDSLRIKKEIEKFDTHCQVLLFSATFDETVRNFISRVVKDKNELFVKKEELSLAAVKQYKVYCPDELTKIDVIKTKIFDLGENIGQRIIFVGSKASARMLHKQLHEDGYAVTNVHGALTPEHRDKTIKEFREGYTQVLIATDMLARGFDSQQVNCVVNYDLPIKYQAWSRKQNVIPRKIQIKFRGFFRNDFTIVGASTRLGEVVELVRTINFRKRTLFRGSRKLTFYTFKIWENFLHESCRARRHDRVHMRNAKIEVRMN